One window of Daphnia carinata strain CSIRO-1 chromosome 7, CSIRO_AGI_Dcar_HiC_V3, whole genome shotgun sequence genomic DNA carries:
- the LOC130685419 gene encoding uncharacterized protein LOC130685419, whose product MDIISTSYAEGQYLKCIKHLSDLPTNSLFEEFIVQNNILVCKFQISYVKEDEVLRRAVADDFLHLQSKTLALPQEKEFSLLTLSCSCNVIYSLLNCKHYCGNSIKATEIAYIALEKALCSHLTFFPPRNDSPTENFVSLIHQFIEAKTFRQGELPLLLYSCVLICLFKLDLRYVQLIKDTLEILEHSGKNDNYFSNDVLLLSPLEMPLQPRGVRISSSIICDFSKLFLCLFHCVNSSWSEALALESGQTSSLSEIWGILKGFVNCQLASCTCIASNNDETEDYGKIQNIYLKFARCLIGAAEFALRKQPLMSLRFLSLAGAGELAQTRACSIVMAYAATQFKALGEVDFQIEALKIAEESLGCPVFQPSFHSEFYGFLLGQLKLFSLPQIPILRYHLARVFLQNQRYKEATVEYEKLSKTPFQENWIPFSTAFELRSPSTTIVLHEYILALLLANDCQKALDIIESSLEEDFLILFFHAEICVQLKQNKKAIKLLSRSIAKLNEQNSITYPVNGSKEVIMSKLRFKMSELLEETGNTKDAHHQLKLSFQNGMVMDSKMQKSYHKLMSKLGMAKENPVSSDPQREILVLKILEFTEDLGIHYLMGAIKGVNFL is encoded by the exons ATGGATATTATTTCAACGTCTTACGCAGAGGGCCAATATCTGAAGTGTATCAAACACCTGTCTGACTTACCAACTAATTCATTGTTTGAAGAATTCATCGTACAAAACAACATTTTGGTATGCAAGTTCCAAATTTCTTATGTAAAGGAAGATGAAGTGCTAAGAAGAGCAGTTGCCGACGATTTCCTTCACTTGCAAAGCAAAACGTTGGCACttccacaagaaaaagagtttaGCTTATTGACTTTAAGTTGTAGTTGTAACGTGATATATTCACTACTCAATTGCAAACATTATTGTGGGAATAGTATTAAGGCAACCGAAATTGCTTATATTGCACTTGAGAAAGCACTATGTAGTCATCTGACTTTTTTTCCTCCAAGAAATGACTCTCCTACTGAAAATTTTGTATCCTTGATTCATCAATTTATTGAGGCCAAGACTTTTAGGCAAGGTGAACTGCCTCTTTTATTGTACAGCTGTGTACTTATTTGTTTATTCAAGTTAGATTTAAGGTATGTTCAGTTGATAAAGGACACTCTGGAAATCTTAGAACACAGTGGGaaaaatgacaattatttttctaatgATGTACTTCTCCTTTCCCCTCTTGAAATGCCATTACAGCCTAGAGGGGTAAGAATTTCCAGCTCTATTATTTgtgatttttcaaaactttttctttgcttgttTCACTGTGTCAACTCATCTTGGTCTGAGGCACTTGCATTGGAAAGTGGGCAAACCTCATCATTGTCTGAGATCTGGGGAATCTTGAAAGGATTTGTGAATTGTCAGTTGGCTAGCTGCACATGCATTGCATCTAACAATGATGAGACAGAGGACTATGgtaaaatacaaaacatttatttgaaGTTCGCACGATGTCTAATCGGCGCTGCAGAGTTTGCTTTAAGAAAGCAACCGCTTATGTCACTAAGGTTTTTAAG CCTTGCCGGAGCGGGAGAATTGGCGCAAACACGAGCCTGTTCTATTGTGATGGCCTATGCTGCCACACAGTTTAAA GCATTGGGAGAAGTTGACTTCCAAATTGAAGCACTGAAAATTGCCGAGGAATCGTTGGGGTGCCCCGTTTTTCAGCCCTCTTTTCATTCTGAATTTTATGGATTCCTTCTTGGACAGTTGAAACTATTTAGTCTACCACAAATACCAATCTTGAGATACCACCTCGCGCGAGtttttctccaaaatcaa CGATACAAAGAAGCAACCGTTGAATATGAAAAATTGTCAAAGACTCCATTCCAAGAAAATTGGATTCCTTTTTCGACAGCTTTCGAACTTCGCTCACCTTCTACGACTATTGTACTACACGAGTATATTCTGGCTCTCCTCCTGGCAAATGATTGTCAAAAGGCGCTTGACATCATCGAATCTTCTTTGGAAGAAGATTTCTTGATACTCTTTTTCCATGCGGAAATTTGCGTCCAActgaagcaaaacaaaaaagctaTTAAGCTTTTAAGCAG GTCTATTGCTAAACTTAATGAACAAAATTCCATCACTTATCCAGTAAACGGTTCTAAAGAAGTGATCATGTCAAAACTTCGCTTTAAAATGTCGGAACTTTTGGAAGAAACTGGGAATACGAAAGACGCTCATCATCAACTGAAACTGTCTTTCCAGAATGGCATGGTTATGGACAGCAAAATGCAGAAGTCTTATCATAAATTGATGAGTAAATTAGGGatggcaaaagaaaatcccGTATCTTCTGATCCCCAGCGAGAAATATTGGTGTTGAAAATCCTTGAGTTTACGGAAGACCTCGGCATTCACTACTTGATGGGCGCCATAAAAGGTGTAAATTTCTTGTAA
- the LOC130685646 gene encoding chloride intracellular channel Clic-like, translating to MSDSANGNSHGGDIPEIELIIKASTIDGRRKGACLFCQEYFMDLYLLAELKTISLKVTTVDMLKPPPDFRTNFEATPPPILIDGGLAVLENEKIERHIMKNVPGGHNLFVQDKDVATRIENVYSKFKLMLLKKEEASKNALLSQLRKIDEHLGKRGNRFLTGDTLCCFDCELMPRLQHIRVAGKYFMDFDIPTDLTNLWRYMYHMYHLDAFTQSCPADQDIINHYKLQQGTKMKKHEELETPTYTTSIPDNIRP from the exons ATGTCCGACAGCGCCAATGGGAATAGTCATGGAGGAGACATCCCCGAAATCGAGCTCATTATTAAA GCGTCCACGATAGATGGCCGCCGCAAGGGAGCTTGCCTGTTTTGTCAGGAATATTTCATGGATTTATATCTTCTGGCAGAACTTAAAACCATCAGCTTAAAAGtgacaacagttgatatgCTGAAGCCCCCACCCGACTTCCGGACCAATTTTGAAGCCACCCCACCACCAATCCTGATCGACGGTGGCTTGGCTGTTctggaaaatgagaaaattgaaAGGCACATTATGAAAAACGTCCCAGGCGGTCATAATCTATTTGTTCAAGACAAGGATGTTGCTACCCGCATCGAAAACGTTTATAGC AAATTCAAGCTTATGTtgttgaagaaagaagaagcgTCAAAGAACGCTTTGCTTTCACAATTAAGAAAAATCGATGAGCATCTGGGCAAGCGGGGGAATCGGTTCCTGACAGGTGATACCCTTTGTTGTTTCGATTGCGAACTGATGCCTCGTCTGCAGCATATTCGAGTAGCAG gaAAGTACTTTATGGATTTTGATATCCCTACTGATTTGACTAATCTGTGGCGTTACATGTATCACATGTATCATTTGGATGCATTTACCCAG TCTTGCCCTGCCGACCAGGATATCATCAACCATTACAAGTTGCAACAG GggacaaaaatgaagaaacacgAGGAATTGGAAACTCCAACTTACACTACGTCCATTCCTGATAACATTCGGCCGTGA